A single region of the Sphingobium sp. EP60837 genome encodes:
- a CDS encoding ABC transporter permease, producing MNDQSQFAASSRTSPAFHEPGELVIRNVNWAGTRALYRKEVRRFMKVQLQTIWAPAVTTLMFLVIFSVALGGADRRVLGVPFADFIAPGLMIMGMMNNAFANSSFSLLAGKMQGTLIDYLMPPLSNSELLLALVGAAVTRAFCVGLALWGAMALWPGVHVTPAHPWAIAWFGLMGAALTAFIGVMTSIWAEKFDHAAAITNFVIGPMTLLSGTFYSIDRLAPVFQAISHANPFFYAISGFRYGFVAAADGDVVVGSVVLLGLNMALGVLCYVLLKRGWKLKA from the coding sequence ATGAACGACCAGTCCCAATTTGCAGCTTCTTCCCGGACCAGCCCCGCTTTTCACGAGCCGGGCGAGCTTGTCATCCGCAATGTGAACTGGGCGGGGACGCGCGCCCTGTACCGGAAGGAAGTGCGGCGCTTCATGAAGGTGCAGCTCCAAACCATATGGGCGCCTGCCGTCACGACGCTGATGTTCCTGGTCATCTTTTCCGTCGCGCTCGGCGGGGCCGACCGGCGAGTGCTGGGCGTGCCCTTTGCCGATTTCATCGCGCCCGGCCTGATGATCATGGGCATGATGAACAATGCTTTTGCCAACAGCAGTTTTTCGCTGCTCGCGGGCAAGATGCAGGGGACGTTGATCGATTATCTCATGCCGCCCTTGTCCAACAGCGAATTGCTGCTGGCGCTGGTGGGGGCTGCGGTGACGCGCGCTTTCTGCGTGGGGCTGGCGCTTTGGGGAGCGATGGCGCTGTGGCCGGGCGTGCATGTGACGCCTGCACATCCCTGGGCGATTGCCTGGTTCGGCCTGATGGGCGCGGCGCTGACAGCCTTCATCGGCGTGATGACATCGATCTGGGCGGAGAAGTTCGACCATGCCGCTGCGATCACCAATTTCGTGATCGGGCCAATGACCCTGCTGTCCGGAACCTTCTATTCAATTGATAGGCTTGCGCCGGTATTCCAGGCGATCAGCCATGCCAACCCGTTTTTCTATGCGATTTCCGGTTTCCGCTATGGCTTTGTCGCGGCGGCGGATGGGGATGTGGTGGTGGGAAGTGTGGTGCTGCTGGGGCTCAACATGGCGCTGGGCGTGCTATGTTATGTGCTGCTGAAGCGCGGGTGGAAGTTGAAGGCTTGA
- a CDS encoding UDP-glucose dehydrogenase family protein, whose amino-acid sequence MKITMIGTGYVGLVSGACFADFGHDVCCVDKDARKIDAIESGRMPIFEPGLDQLVANNAAAGRLTFTTDLAAGVKGADAIFIAVGTPSRRGDGHADLSYVYAAAREIAETVDGPTVIVTKSTVPVGTGDEVERIVREARPDLDIQVVSNPEFLREGAAISDFKRPDRVVVGTTGDERATAVMAQIYRPLNLNQAPVMFTGRRTAELIKYAANAFLATKITFINEMADLCEAVGAEVQDVSRGIGLDNRIGSKFLHAGPGYGGSCFPKDTLALVKTGQDYDTPIRIVETVVQVNDLRKRAMGRKIVKALGGEARGKTVALLGLTFKPNTDDMRDAPSLAIVQALEDAGARIVAYDPEGMEVAKPMMPSVTMVKDAYEAAREADALVLVTEWDIFRALDLKRLAASMNKPLLIDLRNIYPRSEAETAGFALTRVGGKGIA is encoded by the coding sequence ATGAAGATCACGATGATCGGCACGGGATATGTAGGCCTGGTTTCGGGCGCCTGTTTCGCCGATTTCGGCCATGACGTCTGCTGCGTGGATAAGGACGCCCGCAAGATTGATGCGATCGAATCCGGTCGCATGCCGATCTTTGAGCCTGGCCTGGATCAGCTTGTCGCCAACAACGCCGCGGCCGGCCGCCTGACCTTCACCACGGATCTCGCCGCCGGGGTGAAGGGCGCAGACGCCATCTTCATTGCGGTGGGCACGCCCTCGCGTCGGGGCGACGGTCACGCAGACCTCAGCTATGTCTATGCCGCCGCACGCGAGATCGCAGAAACCGTTGATGGTCCAACTGTCATCGTCACCAAATCCACCGTTCCAGTCGGCACTGGTGATGAAGTCGAACGAATCGTGCGCGAAGCCCGCCCCGACCTCGACATCCAGGTCGTCTCCAATCCTGAATTTTTGCGCGAGGGCGCGGCAATCAGCGATTTCAAACGGCCCGACCGCGTTGTCGTCGGCACCACCGGCGATGAGCGGGCAACCGCTGTCATGGCGCAGATCTACCGTCCGCTGAACCTCAATCAGGCGCCGGTCATGTTCACCGGCCGGCGGACGGCAGAGCTGATCAAATATGCCGCCAACGCTTTCCTTGCCACCAAAATCACCTTCATCAATGAGATGGCCGACCTGTGCGAAGCGGTCGGCGCTGAGGTGCAGGACGTTTCGCGCGGCATCGGCCTCGACAACCGCATCGGCAGCAAATTCCTGCATGCCGGCCCCGGCTATGGCGGATCCTGCTTTCCTAAGGATACGCTTGCACTGGTCAAGACGGGCCAGGATTATGACACGCCAATCCGCATAGTCGAAACGGTCGTGCAGGTGAACGACCTGCGCAAGCGCGCCATGGGCCGCAAGATCGTGAAAGCTCTTGGCGGCGAAGCGCGGGGCAAAACCGTCGCGCTGCTGGGCCTCACCTTCAAGCCCAACACCGATGACATGCGCGATGCACCCAGCCTCGCCATCGTGCAAGCGCTGGAAGATGCAGGCGCCCGGATCGTCGCTTATGATCCCGAAGGCATGGAAGTCGCCAAGCCGATGATGCCCAGCGTGACGATGGTGAAGGACGCTTATGAAGCCGCTAGGGAAGCGGACGCGCTAGTGCTGGTCACTGAATGGGATATTTTCCGGGCACTCGATTTGAAGCGCCTGGCAGCCTCGATGAACAAGCCGCTGCTGATCGACCTACGCAATATCTACCCGCGGAGCGAAGCGGAAACGGCAGGCTTCGCCCTCACACGTGTAGGCGGCAAGGGCATCGCCTGA
- the wecC gene encoding UDP-N-acetyl-D-mannosamine dehydrogenase, with protein MPIDKQQTVSVIGLGYIGLPTAALIARGGAQVVGVDVSAHVVETVNSGRVHIEEVDLDGLVQGVVARGNLRASLTVEPSDVFIIAVPTPVSEDRAPDISHVLKAARTVADVLKAGDTVILESTSPVGTTEAMRDLFSQLRPDLKMPGQGGAGDVAIAYCPERVLPGRILVELIDNDRCIGGITPRCARRALAFYRQFVRGACITTNARAAEMVKLVENSFRDVNIAFANELSVIAEGMNIDVWEVIRLANRHPRVNILSPGPGVGGHCIAVDPWFIVHGDPENSRLIRTAREVNDAKTDHVVAKASDLIDDFPGEEIACLGLAFKANIDDFRESPAVKVAARLARRYGRRVKLVEPYAHDLPMEFAGTGAELIDLDTALEQCGVFVILVDHDMFASVPVDERVGKAVYDTRGVWPDQPRRVAHDQPGRIAV; from the coding sequence ATGCCCATCGACAAGCAGCAGACGGTTTCGGTCATCGGGCTCGGCTATATCGGCTTGCCGACCGCCGCTCTGATCGCGCGGGGCGGGGCGCAGGTCGTCGGCGTGGACGTCAGTGCTCATGTGGTCGAGACCGTCAATTCCGGCCGTGTCCATATTGAGGAAGTCGATCTCGACGGTTTGGTGCAGGGCGTCGTTGCGCGAGGCAATCTGCGCGCCAGCCTGACCGTCGAGCCTAGCGATGTCTTTATCATAGCGGTGCCCACTCCTGTTTCAGAGGACCGCGCGCCCGACATTTCCCATGTGCTGAAAGCCGCACGCACCGTCGCTGACGTGTTGAAGGCTGGCGATACGGTGATCCTTGAATCCACCTCGCCGGTGGGCACGACCGAAGCGATGCGCGACCTGTTTTCTCAGCTGCGCCCGGACCTCAAGATGCCGGGGCAGGGCGGAGCGGGCGACGTCGCTATCGCCTATTGTCCCGAACGCGTTCTGCCCGGCCGCATCCTGGTCGAACTGATAGACAATGATCGCTGCATCGGCGGCATTACCCCACGCTGCGCGCGCCGGGCGCTAGCCTTTTACCGCCAGTTCGTCCGGGGTGCGTGCATCACCACCAATGCGCGTGCGGCAGAGATGGTGAAGCTGGTCGAAAACAGCTTCCGCGACGTCAACATCGCGTTTGCCAACGAGCTTTCCGTCATCGCCGAAGGCATGAATATCGATGTGTGGGAAGTTATCCGGCTCGCTAACCGTCATCCGCGGGTCAACATCCTGTCTCCGGGCCCCGGCGTCGGGGGCCATTGCATTGCCGTCGATCCGTGGTTCATTGTCCATGGCGATCCCGAAAACAGCCGCCTGATCCGTACAGCGCGTGAGGTGAATGACGCCAAGACCGACCATGTGGTTGCAAAGGCTTCCGACCTGATCGATGACTTTCCAGGCGAAGAAATCGCCTGCCTCGGCCTAGCGTTCAAGGCGAATATCGACGACTTCCGCGAAAGCCCAGCAGTGAAGGTCGCCGCCCGGCTTGCTCGTCGCTATGGCCGGCGCGTCAAGTTGGTCGAACCCTATGCTCATGATCTGCCGATGGAATTTGCAGGCACTGGCGCGGAGTTGATCGATCTCGATACGGCTCTGGAACAATGCGGCGTTTTCGTCATTCTAGTGGATCATGACATGTTCGCATCAGTCCCGGTGGACGAGCGCGTCGGCAAGGCCGTCTATGACACGCGCGGGGTTTGGCCCGACCAGCCTCGCCGGGTTGCGCACGATCAGCCGGGGCGTATCGCGGTTTGA
- the wecB gene encoding non-hydrolyzing UDP-N-acetylglucosamine 2-epimerase produces the protein MKVAVVFGTRPEAIKLFPVIHALRARDNVDVRVIVTAQHRGLLDQVLEIAGIKPDIDLNAMMPNQTLDGLTAKLIVELGKAFDLEKPDRVLVHGDTLTTMVASLAAYYRQIPVGHVEAGLRSGDIYHPWPEEVNRRVVACIADMNFAPTDAAAAALLSENRDARGIHVTGNTVIDALLATRERIGAMPSLAQGLDDLAARFAGKRIVAVTSHRRENFGGGMEAIARSIADIAARPDVAVIFPVHPNPNVRPVMEAVLGGLPNVAMIEPLDYPHFVRLLDMCHLVLTDSGGVQEEAPSLGKPVLVMRETTERPEGVAAGTAKLVGTDRVQIVREVLALLDDEAAYAAMARAHNPFGDGHAAQRIAAVIAADGARAEGLDQAA, from the coding sequence ATGAAAGTTGCGGTGGTATTCGGGACTCGTCCCGAAGCGATCAAGTTGTTTCCGGTCATTCATGCGTTACGTGCGCGCGATAATGTGGACGTACGCGTCATCGTGACGGCGCAGCATCGTGGACTGTTGGACCAGGTGCTGGAAATTGCGGGTATCAAGCCGGACATCGACTTGAACGCGATGATGCCCAATCAGACGCTCGATGGGCTAACCGCCAAACTCATTGTGGAGCTGGGCAAGGCGTTCGATCTGGAAAAGCCCGATCGGGTGCTAGTGCATGGCGACACGCTGACCACCATGGTTGCCAGCCTCGCCGCCTATTATCGCCAAATTCCCGTTGGCCACGTCGAAGCCGGGCTACGGAGCGGAGATATCTATCATCCCTGGCCTGAAGAGGTGAACCGCCGCGTCGTCGCGTGCATTGCGGACATGAATTTCGCGCCGACAGATGCAGCCGCGGCGGCGCTCTTAAGTGAAAACCGCGATGCCCGGGGTATCCATGTTACCGGCAATACGGTGATCGACGCGCTGTTGGCTACGCGCGAGCGGATTGGCGCGATGCCCTCACTTGCGCAGGGACTGGACGATCTAGCTGCGCGATTTGCCGGGAAGCGGATCGTTGCAGTGACCAGCCACAGGCGTGAGAATTTCGGCGGAGGCATGGAAGCGATCGCCCGTTCCATTGCGGACATAGCGGCGCGACCTGATGTGGCGGTGATCTTCCCCGTCCATCCCAACCCCAATGTGCGGCCTGTGATGGAGGCGGTGTTGGGCGGACTGCCCAATGTGGCGATGATCGAACCGCTGGATTATCCGCATTTCGTCCGGCTGCTGGATATGTGCCATCTGGTCCTCACCGACAGCGGCGGGGTTCAGGAGGAAGCGCCCTCGCTGGGTAAGCCGGTGCTGGTGATGCGCGAGACGACCGAGCGGCCGGAAGGCGTCGCCGCCGGGACGGCGAAGCTCGTCGGTACGGATCGGGTGCAGATCGTGAGAGAGGTGCTGGCGCTGCTGGACGACGAGGCTGCATATGCGGCGATGGCGCGGGCGCATAATCCGTTCGGCGATGGCCACGCGGCGCAGCGGATCGCGGCAGTCATCGCTGCTGATGGAGCACGGGCCGAGGGGCTGGATCAAGCCGCCTGA
- a CDS encoding polysaccharide biosynthesis/export family protein, which translates to MDRPSDRMNRALAVATVCALLSACSTAATVPRGDAAYVVIPPAQALGADYRISSDDVLRIQVFHEPGLSLEDAQVTAAGVVRMPLIGDVPVAGLSAGEASDVIAGRLGERYLVSPQVTIFVKKAVGRRITVDGEVREPGLFPVDGRMSLLQAVALAKGPTRLARIKQIIVVRQTDGDRKAALFDLSAIRKGEAPDPEILPGDTVIVGLSRAKAILGGTLLALPAIGAGFVALDGGR; encoded by the coding sequence ATGGACAGGCCGAGCGACAGGATGAACCGGGCTCTGGCCGTCGCGACGGTCTGCGCCCTGCTCAGCGCTTGTTCAACGGCGGCCACTGTCCCAAGGGGAGATGCGGCCTATGTGGTGATCCCGCCAGCCCAGGCCTTGGGGGCCGATTACCGCATTTCTTCCGATGATGTGCTGCGGATACAGGTTTTTCATGAGCCCGGCTTGTCGCTTGAGGATGCGCAGGTCACCGCTGCGGGAGTGGTGCGCATGCCCCTGATCGGCGATGTGCCGGTCGCTGGGCTGTCTGCGGGCGAAGCGTCCGATGTTATAGCGGGCAGGCTTGGTGAGCGTTATCTGGTCTCGCCTCAGGTCACGATCTTCGTGAAGAAAGCGGTAGGCCGGCGCATCACCGTCGATGGCGAGGTGCGCGAACCGGGACTGTTCCCGGTCGATGGCCGCATGAGCCTGCTGCAGGCAGTCGCGCTGGCGAAGGGACCGACCCGCCTCGCTCGTATCAAGCAGATCATTGTTGTCCGGCAAACGGATGGTGATCGGAAGGCGGCGCTGTTCGATCTTTCGGCCATTCGGAAGGGTGAGGCGCCTGACCCGGAAATCCTGCCCGGCGACACCGTTATCGTCGGATTATCGCGTGCGAAGGCTATACTTGGCGGCACCTTGTTGGCGCTGCCCGCAATCGGCGCAGGCTTTGTTGCGCTCGATGGGGGGCGCTGA